In the genome of Bacteroidota bacterium, the window TACCTTTGCAATAATCAATAGCAATCTCTTATGAGAAAACATCTATTCTTTTTAATTTGTCTGGTTGTCGTCTTCGTTGCCTGCAATACAGACTCGAACAATAAAGGGAAAACAACACAAGTATCCAATCTTGATACGATATTAAGCAATGTGCCTTATGGCAAAGACTCAAAACAATCCATGGATTTATATCTTCCAAAAGGCAGGAGTGCTGACAAAACCAAAGTGATTATTCTCATACACGGAGGGGCTTGGCAAGGAGGAGACAAGAGCGAAATGAATAATTTGGCTCAAATCATCAACAAAAAATGGCCCGAGGCTGCCGTTGCTAATATCAATTATCGTCTAGCGAACGGTGGCAGTGTAATTCACGAACAAATTTCGGAAGATTTGAAATTAGCAGTAAATTATTTGATTGACAGCGGTTCTGTTTATGGGCTTTCGCAAGATATGGCAATGTTGGGAGCCAGTGCAGGAGCGCATTTATCCCTATTGTATGCATACAAATTCAATGCTGACAACCATATTAAAGCGGTAAGTAACATGTTTGGTCCAAGCTATTTTGCAGACTGGTCTTTCTACAATTCTTTCAATTTGTTCTTGGGTGGAAATGTGAAGGAGATTTATAAAAAATACACCGGTCAATATTGGGATTCTGCTTTGTATTACGGGCTAAGTCCTTATCATTTAGTCAATAAAAGCAATTATGTTCCCACTATCACTTTTCACGGAGACATTGATGTAATAGTGCCTTTATATCAAAGTCAGTATTTTGTTCACAAGCTTGATTCTTTGAAACTCAACAACAAATACTTTGAATTCAAAGGGCAAGGACATGGTTTTAATGACGAATACAACAATAAATGTATAGAAGAAACCGTGTCATTTTTTAAAGAAAACATGCAATAAGCCATTTTCTTTTACCAATCTGTGTTAAGAGGGATAATCAGTAGAAATCATTACTTCTAATCCCGATCATTCAAAAACGGGAATTTTTGCCTTGTTGTTGCGAGTATTTCCTTTGACAGGGTAGCATACAGAATGGTGTCATCACCTTTGTTGATAAGCATCAAAGTTCCATCAGGAGCTATAAACTGAGAAGACCCATTGTGTGCAATTCCGTGACCGTCATCACCCAATCGGTTAACAGCCGCAACATAGCTCAGGTTTTCAAGTGCTCTTGCTTGCAGCAGTATGTCCCAATGCCGGATTCTGCGTTCGGGGAAACTGGCGTGAAAAGTCAGCAAGTCATAATCTTCAGTATTTCTGCACCAGGTCGGAAAACGCACATCATAACATATTAACGGTTTGACTTTCCAGCCTTTGATATCAACAATGATTGTCTTATTGCCCGCTTGGTAATGCTCCTTTTCATTGCCCATAGAAAACAAGTGTTTCTTATCATAAAACACGTGATTGCCATCCGGAAAAACATAGAAAAGACGGTTATAATACTTGCCGTTTTCTTCTATCATCAAACTCCCTGCTATCACACAATTATGTTCCTTTGCATTCTGTTGCATCCAATGGAGACCTTTTTTAAAAGAGTCGGCTGCCAGTGATTCAGGGCTCATACTAAACCCTGTTGCAAACATTTCAGGTAGCATAATCAGGTCTGAATCTACCTTCACAGTTTCGAGCAGGGTTGAGAAATGAGCGAGATTTGCATCGACATCCTCCCAGTAAATATGGGTTTGTATGATGGCAATTTTTAGAGTTTGCATAGGATTTCTAAAGCACGGTCAAGGGTTTCATTATGTTTTGCAAAACAAAAGCGCAATACTTTATGATTTTCTTTTTTTCTATAGAAACTCGAAACGGGAATAGCTGCTACTTTCTTTTCTTTCACGAGCCATTCTGCAAATTGCATTTCGTCAATATCACTGATTTTACTGTAATCCAGCAACTGAAAATAGGTACCTAAGGTTGGTTTAATCTTGAATCTTGAACCTTTGAGCCCATTCTTAAAATAGTCGCGTTGCTTTCCATACATAGCCCCCAGATTTTGATATAAACTTTTGTCTTTAAGTATCTCTGCAAAAGCATACTGCATAGGTGTATTGCAAGCAAAAGCCATATATTGATAAATCTTTCTGAATTCTTCTGTCAGTTCTTCGGGAGCTAATACATATCCCATCTTCCAACCGGTTGCGTGATATGTTTTACCAAATGAATATACAATAAAACTGCGTTTGGCAAGATTGGGAAATCGTGCCACGCTTTGATGTTCAACCCCGTCAAAGATGATATGTTCATAAACTTCATCACTCAGGATGACGATATCTCTGTCTTTAACCAGTTTTTCCAATTTCATCATATCCTGCGCACTTAAAATACTGCCCGTAGGGTTGTGAGGACTGTTAATGATAATCATTTTGGTGCGTGCTGTTGTGAGCTTGGTAACTTCCTCCCAATTGGGTTTATAAGTCGGGAATTTCAATTCTGCAAAAATGGCTTTTCCTCCGTTTGCTTCTATGGCAGGAGCGTAACTGTCATAAGCAGGTTCAAAAATAATTACCTCGTCATTATCTCGTACCACAGAGGCAATGGCAGCGTAGATACCGATTGTACCACCCGGCACAATCGTAATTTCTTTTTCAGGATTATATTGTGCAGAATAATTTTCATACATTTTTTCTGCAATTTGTTCTCGCAAACTCATCAATCCCGCCATGGGGGCATATTGGTTCATGCCTTTTTCCATATAGAAATTGACAGCACTAATCAATTCCTGAGGTGGCGAAAAATCAGGAAAACCCTGTGACAGATTGATTGCGTCATGTTCTTTAGCCAAAGCCGACATCACCGTAAAAATACTGGTGCTTACTTTGGGAAACTTTGATTTTATATTACTCGAGTAATTCAAATAAATAATTTTTATAACTCTTTGTTAGCATTGTATATGCCTTAAAGAGCTGAGATTTAAGCCCGCAAATATACCTCAGTACATTTTTCTCAATCCACAATCCTTGCACACCATGGGTGGATAAAATTCTGATTATCAATTTTATCTTCTCTAATCCTTACACCCGTTTGTATTTAAGCTTAAAAAAAATTACTTTTGCACCCTTTCTATCTAATTCAAAAGACAAAATTATCATGCAAAAAATTAAAGTAGCAAACCCCGTTGTAGAGCTTGACGGAGACGAAATGACCAGAATTATTTGGCAGTCAATTAAAGACAAACTTATTTTCCCTTATCTCGACCTTGATATCAAATATTATGATTTGGGAGTTGAAAAACGAGATGAGACAGATGATAAAATTACGATAGAAGCT includes:
- a CDS encoding alpha/beta hydrolase; translated protein: MRKHLFFLICLVVVFVACNTDSNNKGKTTQVSNLDTILSNVPYGKDSKQSMDLYLPKGRSADKTKVIILIHGGAWQGGDKSEMNNLAQIINKKWPEAAVANINYRLANGGSVIHEQISEDLKLAVNYLIDSGSVYGLSQDMAMLGASAGAHLSLLYAYKFNADNHIKAVSNMFGPSYFADWSFYNSFNLFLGGNVKEIYKKYTGQYWDSALYYGLSPYHLVNKSNYVPTITFHGDIDVIVPLYQSQYFVHKLDSLKLNNKYFEFKGQGHGFNDEYNNKCIEETVSFFKENMQ
- a CDS encoding amidohydrolase, which translates into the protein MQTLKIAIIQTHIYWEDVDANLAHFSTLLETVKVDSDLIMLPEMFATGFSMSPESLAADSFKKGLHWMQQNAKEHNCVIAGSLMIEENGKYYNRLFYVFPDGNHVFYDKKHLFSMGNEKEHYQAGNKTIIVDIKGWKVKPLICYDVRFPTWCRNTEDYDLLTFHASFPERRIRHWDILLQARALENLSYVAAVNRLGDDGHGIAHNGSSQFIAPDGTLMLINKGDDTILYATLSKEILATTRQKFPFLNDRD
- a CDS encoding methionine aminotransferase, with the protein product MSALAKEHDAINLSQGFPDFSPPQELISAVNFYMEKGMNQYAPMAGLMSLREQIAEKMYENYSAQYNPEKEITIVPGGTIGIYAAIASVVRDNDEVIIFEPAYDSYAPAIEANGGKAIFAELKFPTYKPNWEEVTKLTTARTKMIIINSPHNPTGSILSAQDMMKLEKLVKDRDIVILSDEVYEHIIFDGVEHQSVARFPNLAKRSFIVYSFGKTYHATGWKMGYVLAPEELTEEFRKIYQYMAFACNTPMQYAFAEILKDKSLYQNLGAMYGKQRDYFKNGLKGSRFKIKPTLGTYFQLLDYSKISDIDEMQFAEWLVKEKKVAAIPVSSFYRKKENHKVLRFCFAKHNETLDRALEILCKL